In Pongo abelii isolate AG06213 chromosome X, NHGRI_mPonAbe1-v2.0_pri, whole genome shotgun sequence, one DNA window encodes the following:
- the LOC100444715 gene encoding centromere protein V-like protein 1, whose product MGRVRNRATAQRRRRKRPGDPPAACAAIAVTGASRAQYPRVQVGVGSHAAAKRWLGRWRRKRRWRRVRKAGPRDLLPSAPPPDPPGPAPSPKDLDLGAQRERWETFRKLRGLSCEGAAKVLLDTFEYPGLVHHTGGCHCGAVRFAVWAPADLRVVDCSCRLCRKKQHRHFVVPASRFTLLQGAESIVTYRSNTHPALHSFCSRCGVQSFHAAVSDPRVYGVAPHCLDEGTVRSVVIEEVGGGDPGEEAAEEHKAIHKTSSQSAPACPREQEQ is encoded by the coding sequence ATGGGCAGAGTGAGGAACCGCGCCACTGCTCAGCGGCGGAGGCGAAAGCGGCCCGGGGATCCTCCCGCCGCCTGCGCGGCCATCGCGGTCACGGGCGCCAGCCGCGCGCAGTACCCCCGGGTCCAAGTCGGGGTCGGGAGCCACGCGGCGGCCAAGAGGTGGCTGGGTAGGTGGCGACGGAAGCGCCGCTGGCGGCGGGTCCGGAAGGCGGGCCCCAGAGACCTGCTGCCCTCCGCGCCACCCCCGGACCCGCCGGGGCCCGCCCCGTCCCCCAAGGATCTGGACCTGGGCGCACAGCGGGAGCGCTGGGAGACGTTCAGGAAGCTGCGGGGCCTCAGCTGCGAGGGCGCCGCCAAGGTCCTGCTGGACACCTTCGAGTACCCGGGCCTCGTGCATCACACCGGGGGCTGCCACTGCGGCGCGGTCCGCTTTGCGGTCTGGGCCCCTGCAGATCTGCGCGTCGTGGATTGCagctgcaggctgtgcaggaagaaGCAGCACCGCCACTTCGTCGTCCCGGCCTCGCGCTTCACGCTGCTCCAGGGCGCAGAAAGCATCGTCACCTATCGGTCCAACACGCACCCGGCGCTGCACAGCTTCTGCAGCAGGTGCGGGGTGCAGAGTTTCCACGCAGCTGTCTCTGACCCCCGCGTGTACGGCGTCGCCCCGCACTGCCTGGACGAGGGCACCGTGCGCAGCGTGGTCATCGAGGAGGTCGGCGGTGGCGACCCGGGGGAGGAGGCCGCCGAGGAGCACAAGGCCATCCACAAGACGTCCTCCCAGTCAGCCCCTGCCTGTCCCCGCGAACAGGAGCAGTGA